The following coding sequences lie in one Nakaseomyces glabratus chromosome I, complete sequence genomic window:
- the NOC4 gene encoding ribosome biosynthesis protein NOC4 (CAGL0I10670g~Protein of unknown function), with translation MLTIEETKKITKKITASDDRKDYNSIVKLVQSLKFEESVDLEDEKTEASLRFLVVALFQIFKKLFSKNELSLHVKKPEILEFNKWCRKIYESFKNNLLKIISKVEFECSLTLDCLDVYMQLLEQESIHFASSKDATYFPNKSFRKLIKALFDSNLKEFELDPKTGESQSPLITEFTEKYFKEFVDVQFYFLSEFLDLQESKELHASSHIAAKWLAIVNHDRYLTNGDVELEIFVSNPPQAIESESKFKSNLEKNWLLLLNSELSISQYKTILLILHRRVVPYLQNPTKLMDFLTDSYNLQSSKTINADAVPILALNGLFELIKSSGLEYPNFYGKLYQLLTPDLMHVKYRSRFFRLMDIFLSSTHLSAHLVASFIKKLARLSISAPPGAIVTVLPFIYNLLKRHPSCMIMIHDPAFVSNPFHTPDQRKALAELQTNFKDPFDAAAVDPEQTHAMESSLWELKTLMDHYHPNVATLAKIFSQQFKKMHYNMEDFLDWSYDTLLEAEASRRLKVLPTLEFEEFPSLLQNPGTNNTDEDNLENDAFLPGSGYLSGIAW, from the coding sequence ATGCTGACAATAGAGGAAACCAAGAAAATCACAAAGAAGATCACCGCTAGTGATGATAGGAAGGACTATAATTCTATAGTGAAACTAGTCCAGTCTTTAAAGTTTGAAGAATCTGTTGATctagaagatgaaaaaacAGAAGCAAGTTTGAGATTTTTAGTTGTGGcattgtttcaaatattcaagAAACTGTTTAGCAAGAATGAGCTCTCGTTGCATGTTAAAAAACCTGAGATACTTGAATTCAATAAGTGGTGTAGGAAAATATATGAATCattcaaaaacaatttactaaaaattatatcaaaAGTTGAATTTGAGTGCTCATTAACTTTGGATTGTTTAGATGTCTACATGCAGCTGCTTGAACAAGAGTCAATACACTTTGCATCATCCAAAGATGCCACATATTTCCCAAACAAATCATTCAGAAAACTAATTAAAGCCCTATTTGACTCAAATCTAAAAGAGTTTGAGTTAGACCCCAAGACTGGAGAATCACAAAGCCCCTTAATCACAGAATTCACCGagaaatattttaaagAGTTTGTTGACGTTCAATTCTACTTTTTATCTGAATTTCTTGACTTACAAGAGAGCAAGGAGCTACATGCAAGCTCACACATCGCAGCCAAATGGCTAGCTATTGTCAACCATGATAGATACTTAACTAATGGTGATGTTGAACTAGAGATATTTGTATCCAATCCTCCTCAAGCAATTGAGTCTGAGTCTAAATTCAAATCTAaccttgaaaaaaattggttACTATTACTGAATAGCGAACTTTCCATTAGCCAATATAAAACCATTCTTCTAATACTTCATAGAAGAGTGGTGCCTTATTTACAAAATCCGACGAAATTGATGGATTTCTTAACCGATTCATATAATCTCCAAAGCTCCAAAACAATTAATGCTGATGCTGTTCCAATACTGGCCTTAAATGGTTTATTTGAGTTGATCAAGTCTTCAGGTTTAGAATACCCTAATTTTTATGGAAAACTTTATCAGCTGCTCACTCCAGACCTGATGCATGTGAAGTATAGATCAAGGTTTTTCAGACTAATGGATATTTTCTTATCATCTACACATTTATCAGCTCATTTGGTTGCCTCCttcataaaaaaattagcaAGGCTCTCTATATCCGCCCCACCTGGAGCAATCGTCACAGTATTGCCATTTATCTACAATCTACTAAAAAGACACCCAAGTTGTATGATAATGATACATGACCCAGCATTTGTTTCCAACCCCTTCCATACACCGGATCAGCGTAAAGCCTTAGCTGAACTTCAAACAAACTTTAAAGATCCATTTGATGCTGCTGCAGTAGATCCAGAGCAAACGCATGCAATGGAATCTTCATTATGGGAGTTAAAAACCCTAATGGACCACTACCATCCAAATGTAGCAACTCTGGCAAAAATCTTCTCGCAACAATTTAAGAAGATGCATTATAATATGGAGGATTTCCTTGACTGGAGTTATGATACGTTACTGGAGGCTGAAGCTTCAAGAAGATTAAAAGTTTTACCAACTTTagaatttgaagaatttccCTCACTACTTCAAAATCCTGGAACAAATAATACGGATGAAGACAACTTAGAGAACGATGCTTTTCTACCCGGTAGTGGGTATTTAAGCGGTATTGCATGGTAG
- a CDS encoding uncharacterized protein (CAGL0I10725g~Ortholog(s) have role in negative regulation of transcription from RNA polymerase II promoter, nuclear-transcribed mRNA catabolic process, non-stop decay and cytoplasm, nucleus, plasma membrane localization) yields MSKTTATSNQYICYNTGFSTPNIELNVARQDVIELITSASAPDNVLAKLFSYIQLLLRFKATKGIDHELTITTLNIAIAYEKMVLESMTVAYTAGRTDLWTTASDYLKRAIGILLFLKSTDWLHGDEELYQYLLRYTNEMGVLQQLSVVLVAITKLRSNLYKDSILDLDHSNDLTQNILSSNNITLYSRMCISALETMVAILGKHSSNTLPITIINSYNVDFIKVLIYLLVSLEQYEANNVGHAMGFLKLSRKYLTRSIMKTTDLQSSLDSIMVFDGHKKNLKAASLGKLKNVFKKEKTVDFNSTLKSLKVTFNKDNSNDPLRPLLLNVLNDLILPLFLLLSYRYEKTNQLYSFQEPIEDEDMLIRDLPKAIIMNLKSISWKISDQNELIEDTALSIGHDEYF; encoded by the coding sequence ATGAGTAAAACTACAGCTACATCAAACCAGTATATTTGTTACAACACAGGTTTCAGCACACCCAACATTGAACTTAATGTTGCTAGACAAGATGTTATAGAATTGATAACGAGTGCCAGCGCCCCTGATAATGTGCTGGCAAAACTATTCAGTTATATTCAGTTACTACTGAGATTTAAAGCAACAAAAGGCATCGACCATGAATTAACAATCACTACGTTAAATATCGCTATTGCATATGAGAAAATGGTTCTAGAATCTATGACTGTGGCATATACAGCTGGAAGGACGGACCTATGGACAACTGCCAGTGACTACTTGAAACGCGCAATTGGAATACTACTATTCCTCAAGTCAACTGATTGGCTACATGGAGATGAAGAACTGTATCAATATCTACTAAGATATACTAACGAAATGGGCGTACTACAACAGCTTAGTGTAGTTTTAGTAGCTATAACAAAACTGCGATCCAATTTGTACAAAGATTCCATCCTCGACTTGGATCACTCTAATGACTTAACGCAGAATATTTTGAGTTCAAATAACATAACTCTGTACTCAAGAATGTGTATCAGTGCATTAGAAACAATGGTTGCCATTCTTGGCAAACACTCATCCAATACATTGCccattactattattaaCTCTTACAATGTCGATTTTATAAAAGTTTTAATATACTTATTGGTGTCATTGGAGCAATATGAAGCAAATAATGTAGGACACGCGATGGGCTTTTTGAAGTtatcaagaaaatatttaacGAGAAGTATTATGAAAACAACAGATCTACAAAGCTCTTTGGATTCTATTATGGTGTTTGATGGGCATAAGAAAAACCTGAAAGCTGCTAGCTTGggtaaattgaaaaatgtgttcaaaaaggaaaaaactGTGGATTTTAATTCCACCTTAAAATCATTAAAAGTAACGTTCAACAAGGATAATTCCAATGACCCTTTAAGACCACTTCTATTGAATGTTCTTAACGACCTAATTTTGCCCCTTTTCCTGCTTCTGAGTTACAGGTATGAGAAAACTAATCAATTATACTCATTTCAAGAGCCAATtgaggatgaagatatGTTGATCAGAGATTTACCGAAGGCCATTATtatgaatttgaaaagtatATCGTGGAAAATATCTGATCAAAATGAACTTATTGAGGACACAGCTCTATCTATTGGACatgatgaatatttttaG
- a CDS encoding ammonium transporter (CAGL0I10747g~Ortholog(s) have ammonium transmembrane transporter activity, role in ammonium transport, nitrogen utilization and endoplasmic reticulum localization): MARGDGYVWTETYDPATVAFIILGAALVFFMVPGLGFLYSGLARRKSALALIWAVLMATLVGMLQWYFWGYSLAFSKTAPNNKFIGNLDSFGFRNVYGKTSEDSTYPEIAFASFQMMFLCVTVSIIAGATAERGKLLPHMVFLFIFATLVYCPITYWIWAPGGWCYKWGVLDWAGGGPVEIVSAVAGFVYSYFLGRRRENLLINFRPHNVSMVTLGTSILWFGWLLFNAATSLTPNLRSAYAFMNTNISAVTGGMTWCLLDYRSEKKWSTVGLCSGIICGLVAATPSSGCITLYGSLIQGIISGVVCNFATKIKYYLKVDDAMDLLAEHGVAGIVGLIFNALFAADWVIGMDGATKHRGGWITHNYRQMYKQIAYIGAVAGYTAVVTALICIVIDNIPGLRLRASEEAEALGMDEDQIGEFAYDYVEVRRDYYLWGVDNDNNSADNTDGNADDQSVTGSSTAATNEGHDIEKVPAGPQ; this comes from the coding sequence ATGGCTAGAGGAGATGGATATGTATGGACAGAGACATATGATCCTGCGACAGTTGCTTTTATCATACTAGGTGCCGCGCTGGTATTCTTTATGGTTCCAGGTTTAGGATTTTTATACTCAGGACTGGCGAGAAGAAAGTCTGCCTTAGCACTGATATGGGCTGTACTGATGGCAACACTGGTTGGCATGCTCCAATGGTATTTTTGGGGTTATTCTCTTGCATTTTCAAAGACAGCTCCAAACAACAAATTCATTGGAAATTTGGATTCTTTTGGTTTCAGAAACGTCTATGGGAAGACATCAGAAGATTCAACGTACCCGGAAATTGCATTTGCATCTTTCCAGATGATGTTCTTATGTGTCACAGTAAGCATTATTGCTGGTGCTACCGCTGAAAGAGGTAAACTTCTTCCACATATGGTGTTTCtctttatttttgcaaCACTAGTTTATTGTCCTATCACGTACTGGATATGGGCTCCAGGTGGATGGTGTTATAAATGGGGTGTTTTGGATTGGGCTGGGGGTGGCCCAGTCGAAATTGTTAGTGCTGTTGCTGGGTTTGTTTATTCATACTTCCTTGGAAGACGTAGAGAGAATTTACTTATCAACTTCAGACCACATAATGTTTCCATGGTCACTTTAGGTACTTCAATTCTATGGTTTGGCTGGCTGCTTTTCAATGCAGCAACATCTTTGACACCTAATTTACGCTCTGCATACGCATTTATGAATACAAACATCAGTGCTGTTACAGGTGGTATGACATGGTGTCTACTGGATTATAGGTCGGAGAAAAAGTGGTCGACTGTGGGTTTATGTTCCGGGATCATCTGTGGTCTAGTTGCTGCAACCCCCAGTTCAGGTTGTATCACATTATATGGATCATTAATACAAGGCATTATTTCAGGCGTAGTTTGTAACTTCGCTACTAAGATCAAGTACTACTTAAAGGTCGATGATGCTATGGATCTGTTGGCGGAGCACGGTGTTGCTGGTATAGTAGGCTTGATATTTAACGCTTTATTCGCAGCAGACTGGGTTATTGGAATGGATGGAGCTACAAAGCATAGAGGTGGCTGGATCACACACAACTACAGACAAATGTACAAACAAATCGCATATATTGGTGCTGTTGCTGGATATACAGCTGTAGTGACTGCTTTGATATGCATAGTCATAGACAATATACCAGGATTAAGACTTAGAGCATCTGAAGAAGCTGAGGCTCTTGGTATGGATGAAGATCAAATTGGTGAATTTGCATACGATTATGTCGAAGTTAGAAGAGATTATTACTTATGGGGTGTTGATAACGACAACAATAGTGCAGATAACACCGATGGAAATGCTGATGATCAATCAGTTACAGGTTCATCAACAGCAGCCACCAATGAAGGTCACGATATAGAAAAGGTTCCAGCTGGACCACAATAG
- the MCM1 gene encoding MCM1 (CAGL0I10769g~Has domain(s) with predicted DNA binding, protein dimerization activity), with the protein MSDKEDINGNNMEDKVDDIDDDGSMTGSVSGSNSVLNEMSAEPKSNNGTSFENTSTPKDRRKIEIKFIENKTRRHVTFSKRKHGIMKKAFELSVLTGTQVLLLIVSETGLVYTFSTPKFEPIVTQQEGRNLIQACLNAPDEDGEEDDEEEQDEDHGDTQNGNPDLGSNSQTDLPHHLRQNAVHNQMLDNQQQLQNQNLLQQPQHSNQTLDHQALPQNHNPYPNIAMGDMGQQYMKGQDHQDPTYQQYFQDTS; encoded by the coding sequence ATGTCTGACAAGGAAGATATAAATGGGAATAATATGGAAGACAAAGTCGATGATATAGATGACGATGGTTCCATGACGGGATCCGTTTCTGGGTCTAATTCTGTTTTAAATGAGATGTCAGCTGAACCTAAAAGTAACAATGGTAcaagttttgaaaatacTAGTACTCCAAAggatagaagaaaaattgaaatcaagttcattgaaaacaaaactAGAAGGCATGTGACGttttcaaagagaaaacATGGTATTATGAAAAAGGCTTTTGAGTTGTCAGTATTGACAGGCACACAAGTGTTATTATTGATTGTATCAGAAACCGGTCTAGTGTATACATTCAGTACCCCAAAGTTTGAGCCTATAGTAACCCAACAGGAGGGAAGAAATCTGATCCAAGCGTGTCTAAATGCTCCTGACGaagatggtgaagaagatgacgaagaaGAGCAAGATGAAGATCATGGTGATACTCAAAATGGTAATCCAGATCTGGGAAGTAACTCACAAACTGATCTTCCACATCACTTAAGACAAAACGCTGTACACAATCAAATGTTAGACAACCAGCAACAGTTGCAAAACCAGAATTTATTGCAACAGCCTCAGCATTCAAATCAAACTCTGGATCATCAGGCACTCCCGCAGAATCATAACCCTTACCCTAACATTGCAATGGGTGATATGGGCCAACAATATATGAAAGGACAAGATCATCAGGATCCGACATATCAGCAATACTTTCAAGACACTAGCTAA
- the ARG3 gene encoding ornithine carbamoyltransferase (CAGL0I10791g~Ortholog(s) have ornithine carbamoyltransferase activity, role in arginine biosynthetic process via ornithine, asexual sporulation and mitochondrial matrix localization), with amino-acid sequence MTQPTESYSMNSNSKIRHLVSIKDLSDEEFEILVNRAEHFKKIFKSGNTEEFQEQHLKLLGRTIAMIFTKRSTRTRISTEGASTFFGAQPMFLGKEDIQLGVNESFYDTAKVVSSMVSCIFARVNKHEDIQLLCQHSSVPIINSLCDTYHPLQAICDMLTIKEHLDYTKNKLKITWIGDSNNVINDMAIACLKLGMDVSIATPPGIEMDPEIMNAAKKICAKNGTQIEVTHDSKHASVGAHVLVTDTFVSMGEEFAKEAKLKQFQGFQVSQEHASVAAPNFKFMHCLPRHHEEVTDDIFYGDHSIVFDEAENRLYAAMAAIDVFVVHKGDFNACK; translated from the coding sequence atgaCTCAACCTACTGAATCCTATTCTATGAACTCCAATAGCAAAATCCGTCACTTGGTGTCTATTAAAGATCTATCggatgaagaatttgaaatcCTTGTAAACAGGGCAGAgcatttcaagaaaatattcaagTCTGGTAACACTgaagaatttcaagaacaacattTAAAGCTGCTGGGCAGAACTATTGCAATGATCTTCACCAAGAGATCCACTAGAACTAGAATTTCAACAGAAGGAGCCTCTACATTTTTTGGTGCTCAACCTATGTTTTTAGGTAAAGAAGATATCCAACTGGGTGTCAACGAATCATTTTATGATACCGCTAAGGTTGTGTCTTCTATGGTTTCGTGCATTTTCGCACGTGTGAACAAGCATGAAGATATCCAATTGCTATGTCAGCACTCTTCTGTTCCTATTATCAACTCTCTGTGTGACACATATCATCCTTTGCAAGCAATTTGTGATATGCTAACTATTAAAGAGCATCTTGACTACACCAAGAACAAGCTTAAAATCACTTGGATCGGTGACTCTAATAACGTTATCAATGATATGGCCATTGCTTGTTTAAAGCTTGGTATGGATGTTTCCATAGCTACTCCGCCAGGTATTGAAATGGATCCGGAGATCATGAACGCAGCAAAAAAGATTTGTGCTAAGAACGGTACACAGATTGAAGTTACTCACGATTCAAAACATGCATCGGTTGGTGCACATGTTCTTGTGACAGACACTTTCGTGTCTATGGGTGAAGAATTTGCTAAGGAGGCCAAACTAAAGCAATTCCAAGGGTTCCAGGTTAGCCAAGAACATGCCTCCGTTGCCGCACCTAACTTTAAGTTCATGCATTGTCTGCCAAGACATCACGAAGAAGTCACTGATGACATATTTTATGGTGACCACTCAATAGTTTTTGATGAAGCTGAAAACAGACTATATGCTGCCATGGCTGCTATTGATGTGTTCGTGGTACATAAGGGCGATTTTAACGCTTGCAAATAA
- the UBS1 gene encoding Ubs1p (CAGL0I10813g~Ortholog(s) have role in protein export from nucleus, protein ubiquitination and nucleus localization) produces the protein MRIATRRLLREWKHYNRTVRQDEALFYMKPHDSNMFVWHVVLRDFKQTGHELYILLYLHQPENDNSIIVMKCLTPNNKLPINRNVSLTHLQNLLLLEHGFVKLIDHIWGMFFRTTDTLMNNNTQINSRLCYSWNRIVCKDFVRVFPELCGLLQEGDYDLVRSYRHKLNAIQSQNSSNCSTTKPMDDSFYFGFNKGIPPSNGLTHNFLACDSRPSHKHGGEIIEEMQSSLKRRRC, from the coding sequence ATGAGGATAGCAACAAGGCGACTTTTAAGAGAGTGGAAGCATTATAATAGAACGGTGAGGCAAGATGAGGCACTTTTTTATATGAAGCCCCATGATTCAAATATGTTTGTTTGGCATGTGGTACTTCGGGATTTCAAACAAACCGGTCATGAACTGTACATATTACTTTATCTGCATCAACCAGAGAATGATAACAGCATCATTGTCATGAAATGTCTTACCCCAAATAACAAATTGCCTATAAACAGGAATGTATCATTAACTCATCTTCAAAACTTACTACTCTTAGAGCATGGCTTTGTAAAACTTATTGATCACATATGGGGAATGTTTTTTAGAACTACTGATACTTTGATGAATAACAATACACAAATAAATTCAAGATTGTGCTATTCCTGGAATAGGATAGTTTGCAAGGATTTTGTTAGAGTGTTTCCAGAACTTTGTGGATTATTACAAGAAGGAGATTATGATCTTGTAAGGAGTTACCGGCATAAATTAAATGCCATACAAAGTCAAAATTCTTCGAACTGTTCTACAACTAAACCAATGGATGATTCTTTCTACTTTGGATTTAATAAAGGAATTCCTCCTTCGAACGGTCTCACACATAACTTTTTGGCATGTGATAGTAGACCGTCTCATAAACACGGTGGTGAAATCATTGAAGAAATGCAGTCATCTCtaaagagaagaagatgttaa
- the ARL1 gene encoding Arf family GTPase ARL1 (CAGL0I10835g~Ortholog(s) have GTP binding, GTPase activity) → MGNFFSSMFDRLWGINKELRILILGLDGAGKTTILYRLQIGEVVTTKPTIGFNVETLTYKNLKLNVWDLGGQTSIRPYWRCYYADTAAVIFVVDSTDKDRMSTASKELHLMLQEEELQDAALLVFANKQDQPGALTASEVSKELNLVELKDRSWSIVASSAIKGEGITEGLDWLIDVIKDEQL, encoded by the coding sequence ATGGGAAATTTCTTCAGTTCAATGTTTGATAGGCTGTGGGGGATCAACAAAGAATTACGTATCCTGATCCTGGGACTTGATGGTGCTGGTAAGACTACCATATTATATAGATTACAGATTGGAGAAGTCGTCACAACAAAGCCAACGATCGGTTTTAATGTGGAGACACTGACATACAAGAATTTAAAGCTAAATGTATGGGATCTGGGTGGCCAAACTAGTATTAGGCCATATTGGAGATGTTATTATGCAGATACAGCGGCAGTTATATTTGTCGTGGATTCTACCGATAAAGATCGTATGTCTACCGCGTCGAAAGAATTGCATCTAATGCTAcaggaagaagaattgcAAGACGCCGCATTGTTAGTATTTGCTAACAAGCAGGATCAACCAGGTGCACTGACTGCTAGTGAGGTGTCTAAAGAATTAAACTTAGTAGAGTTGAAAGATAGAAGTTGGTCTATAGTTGCTTCTAGTGCTATAAAAGGTGAAGGTATCACTGAAGGTCTTGATTGGCTAATTGATGTTATCAAGGATGAGCAATTATGA
- the PEX27 gene encoding Pex27p (CAGL0I10879g~Ortholog(s) have role in peroxisome organization and peroxisomal membrane localization), giving the protein MSFTEEWVDERPISHKKLVDEFYDFEYKSEDKQQSIAPIVRALDIIKVIIESLAGKDKSAKVLKYTLDVINLFVQRTRENIVRWDPQVLTYYKKVLKDLKWWMMLRHPITIAKIWVVAMSRNFEIKASYLSQQLSTYRYILRFGSSPFQVLNIWKKLAQTYKEGLTASCIHKLWFNEDSIREVINLHNTVCDELVLLYKLKVWDHKDFYNWLEKQEAISWEADILFSLKNKLIELQEMKQKRYEMLIDLRARRQALELSKSLHRSRENMSPIHNQLLHEFDNSDDWRRTELEISSQLEEYRHGISMIYLDIMRLSCDLIANTTDVLNMRVPRGTYAVFSLGSGLSGLMKLWHTTRMDLEMKNK; this is encoded by the coding sequence ATGTCATTCACCGAAGAGTGGGTGGACGAAAGACCAATTAGCCATAAGAAGCTAGTGGATGAGTTTTACGACTTCGAGTATAAATCCGAGGACAAGCAACAAAGTATTGCACCTATCGTGCGTGCATTAGATATCATCAAAGTGATTATTGAATCTCTGGCAGGTAAAGATAAATCTGCCAAAGTACTAAAATATACATTGGATGTGATCAACTTATTTGTACAACGGACCAGGGAAAATATTGTTAGATGGGATCCACAGGTGCTTACTTATTATAAGAAGGTATTAAAGGACCTAAAATGGTGGATGATGTTGAGACATCCAATTACTATAGCCAAAATATGGGTAGTTGCTATGTCCCGTAATTTTGAGATAAAGGCCTCTTACTTAAGCCAGCAGTTAAGCACATATAGGTATATTCTTAGATTTGGTAGCAGTCCGTTCCAAGTTCTTAATATATGGAAAAAACTGGCTCAAACTTATAAAGAAGGGTTAACGGCATCATGTATACATAAACTATGGTTCAATGAAGACTCAATACGAGAAGTAATTAATTTACACAACACCGTTTGTGATGAACTAGTTCTACTTTACAAATTAAAGGTATGGGACCACAAGGATTTCTATAACTGGCTTGAAAAACAGGAAGCTATAAGTTGGGAGGctgatattctttttagtttgaaaaacaaattgatTGAGTTGCAAGAgatgaaacaaaaaagatatgAAATGCTCATTGACCTGAGAGCCCGCAGGCAAGCACTTGAACTGTCAAAGTCGCTACATCGTTCCAGAGAAAATATGTCCCCCATTCATAATCAGCTTTTGCATGAATTTGATAATTCTGACGATTGGAGGCGTACAGAGTTGGAAATATCATCTCAGCTTGAGGAGTACAGACATGGAATATCAATGATTTATCTTGATATAATGCGTCTATCGTGTGATTTGATTGCAAATACAACCGATGTACTTAACATGAGGGTGCCTCGTGGTACATATGCAGTTTTCTCCCTGGGTTCCGGTCTCAGCGGTCTAATGAAGCTATGGCATACTACCAGAATGGATctagaaatgaaaaacaaataa